The following proteins are encoded in a genomic region of Acidobacteriota bacterium:
- a CDS encoding CYTH domain-containing protein, which yields MAKEIERKFLVKTAAWKPQNEGIHFKQGYLNTQKERVVRVRIEGDKAKLTIKGVTTGVTRSEFEYVIPVEDASLLLDNLCEKPLIDKHRHAEVHGGKTWEIDVFHGDNEGLVVAEIELKSETETFVRPDWAGEEVSSDPRYFNSNLLKNPFKSWAKA from the coding sequence ATGGCCAAAGAGATCGAACGCAAATTTCTCGTGAAGACCGCGGCCTGGAAGCCGCAGAACGAGGGGATTCACTTCAAGCAGGGTTACCTGAACACGCAGAAGGAAAGGGTCGTGCGTGTCCGGATCGAGGGCGACAAGGCGAAACTGACGATCAAGGGTGTCACGACGGGCGTGACCCGTTCAGAATTCGAGTACGTGATCCCCGTGGAAGACGCCTCGCTCCTCCTGGACAACCTCTGCGAGAAGCCTCTCATCGACAAGCACCGCCACGCGGAAGTCCACGGCGGGAAGACGTGGGAGATCGACGTCTTCCACGGCGACAACGAGGGCCTGGTGGTCGCGGAGATCGAGCTCAAGAGCGAGACCGAGACGTTCGTCCGTCCCGACTGGGCGGGGGAAGAAGTCTCGAGCGACCCGCGCTACTTCAACTCCAACCTCCTGAAGAACCCCTTCAAGAGCTGGGCAAAGGCCTGA
- a CDS encoding anion permease gives MEKMTLSAKPRDAQSVTERWMRYLGFPGGIALFLLVLYLPPGMGLSAAAQSGTACFLLALVWWVTEPFPTYVTSLVLMFLLLVTRTSAAKPIMDVLGMEVIWLNLLAFILAAMLVKTRLAKRMSLFLIVKFGRKASWALLAFVIIQLVLAPLIPATAARCVMTLPLMIVVANIYGSTEAHPNNFGKNLFLLNLAGISVLSSISMTGSSANLIAVGFIQSMGGHRIYYMDWMRAGAPIAIVTMLIMWFLGRKVIFPIPQAEQVPSVEGGLPLIEAQYAAMGRLSFQEKKALVIFSLVLFLWMTDIFHMRWFGVEISAPFAALLGSVIVLFPRWGVLQWQEADIPWHLLIFSAGAYAGGLALDDTGAAEWGVRMLFGGMNLKVIPFGAAFTIVMAVMMYSHLLTTSKTVRTIIMIPIIISMSKALGWDPVSLALPAALCIDWVVGLPISGKPNVILFSTNQYSVIDNFKYGMTTCTVGLVLLVLSAATWFHWLGITPSFWAMPK, from the coding sequence ATGGAGAAGATGACCCTGTCGGCCAAGCCCCGGGACGCCCAGAGCGTCACCGAGCGCTGGATGCGCTACCTCGGTTTTCCGGGCGGCATCGCCCTCTTCCTCCTGGTCCTCTACCTGCCGCCCGGGATGGGCCTCAGCGCGGCGGCGCAATCGGGCACCGCCTGCTTCCTGCTCGCGCTGGTCTGGTGGGTCACGGAGCCCTTCCCGACCTACGTCACGTCCCTCGTCCTGATGTTCCTGCTGCTCGTGACGCGGACGTCGGCGGCCAAGCCGATCATGGACGTCCTCGGCATGGAGGTGATCTGGCTCAACCTCCTCGCGTTCATCCTCGCGGCGATGCTCGTGAAGACGCGCCTCGCCAAGAGGATGTCGCTCTTTCTCATCGTCAAGTTCGGGCGCAAGGCGTCCTGGGCGCTCCTGGCCTTCGTGATCATCCAGCTCGTCCTCGCCCCGCTCATTCCGGCGACGGCCGCGCGCTGCGTCATGACGCTGCCGCTGATGATCGTCGTCGCGAACATCTACGGATCGACCGAGGCCCATCCCAACAACTTCGGCAAGAACCTGTTTCTTCTGAATCTCGCGGGGATCTCGGTCCTCTCGTCCATCAGCATGACGGGGTCGAGCGCGAACCTCATCGCCGTGGGTTTCATCCAGAGCATGGGCGGCCACCGCATCTACTACATGGACTGGATGCGGGCGGGCGCCCCCATCGCCATCGTGACGATGCTCATCATGTGGTTCCTCGGCCGGAAGGTGATCTTCCCGATCCCGCAGGCGGAGCAGGTTCCGAGCGTCGAGGGAGGCCTCCCTCTCATCGAGGCGCAGTACGCCGCGATGGGGCGCCTGAGCTTTCAGGAGAAGAAGGCTCTCGTCATCTTCAGCCTCGTGCTCTTCCTGTGGATGACCGACATCTTCCACATGCGCTGGTTCGGCGTGGAGATCAGCGCGCCGTTCGCCGCGCTCCTCGGCTCGGTGATCGTGCTCTTCCCGCGATGGGGCGTCCTGCAGTGGCAGGAGGCCGACATCCCCTGGCACCTCCTCATCTTCAGCGCGGGCGCCTACGCGGGCGGCCTTGCCCTGGACGACACCGGCGCGGCCGAGTGGGGCGTGAGGATGCTGTTCGGAGGGATGAACCTGAAGGTCATCCCGTTCGGCGCGGCCTTCACGATCGTCATGGCCGTGATGATGTACAGCCACCTGCTCACGACGTCGAAGACGGTGCGCACGATCATCATGATCCCCATCATCATCTCGATGTCGAAGGCCCTCGGCTGGGATCCCGTCTCGCTCGCCCTCCCCGCGGCGCTCTGCATCGACTGGGTGGTCGGGCTTCCGATCAGCGGCAAGCCGAACGTCATCCTCTTCTCCACGAACCAGTACTCCGTGATCGACAACTTCAAGTACGGGATGACGACGTGCACGGTGGGCCTCGTCCTCCTCGTCCTCTCCGCCGCCACGTGGTTCCACTGGCTCGGAATCACGCCGTCCTTCTGGGCGATGCCGAAGTGA
- a CDS encoding DUF47 family protein, with product MTLLFRRTRALEAQIDELLDAISEGTLVFQQGIADFLQKDVERFEQRLKAIAVFESKADALRREIETRLYRESLIPDHRGDVLGLLENIDNVIDEAKKTLSQFAVEKPEVPADLTGDFLDLAKAGVEAAQHLVSAVRAFFRDITVVPDHIHKVYFYEKEADRIADRLKRKIFSRDDLDLAHKIHLRYFCLHVETLSDRAEEVADRLAIYTIKRTL from the coding sequence ATGACACTCCTCTTCCGTCGCACGCGCGCCCTCGAGGCGCAGATCGACGAGCTGCTCGACGCGATCAGCGAGGGGACGCTCGTCTTCCAGCAGGGCATCGCGGACTTTCTCCAGAAAGACGTGGAGCGCTTCGAGCAGCGCCTCAAGGCGATCGCGGTCTTCGAGAGCAAGGCCGACGCGCTCCGCCGCGAGATCGAGACGCGCCTGTACCGCGAGTCCCTCATCCCGGACCACCGGGGCGACGTCCTCGGCCTCCTCGAGAACATCGACAACGTGATCGACGAGGCGAAAAAGACGCTCAGCCAGTTCGCCGTGGAGAAGCCCGAGGTGCCCGCCGACCTCACGGGCGACTTCCTCGATCTCGCGAAGGCGGGCGTGGAGGCGGCTCAGCACCTCGTCTCGGCCGTGCGGGCGTTCTTCCGCGACATCACCGTCGTGCCCGACCACATCCACAAGGTCTATTTCTACGAGAAAGAGGCCGACCGTATCGCGGACCGGTTGAAGAGGAAGATCTTCAGCCGCGACGACCTCGACCTCGCCCACAAGATCCACCTGCGCTACTTCTGCCTGCACGTCGAGACGCTGTCGGATCGGGCCGAGGAAGTCGCCGACCGGCTCGCGATCTATACGATCAAACGGACCCTCTAG
- a CDS encoding inorganic phosphate transporter — translation MSWLFLSSGLFLGWSLGANDAANLFGTAVGTKMVRFATAAFVASVFVVLGAVAGGSGAAGTLGRLGAVDTLPAAFAVAFAAALSVFLLLQRIGLPVSTSQAIVGAIVGWNLFTGQPTDAKALLQILSSWILCPLLSASVAAALFLAARAGFPRVKIHLLEVDAWTRAGLLAVGAFGAFSLGQNNIANVMGVFVRVSPFPATTVLGPFRASSVQMLFFLGGLAIAAGIYTYSHRVMRRVGTSLTALSPLAALIVVLAASIVLFLFASPHLERVLRSAGLPALPLVPVSSSQAVVGAILGISLVRGSPVKPRPLAQILLGWAAAPLLAMGISFLGLAVLQNVFRLPVTAADAAREGAARSGGCPCPAAPAAR, via the coding sequence TTGAGCTGGCTCTTCCTTTCGAGCGGGCTCTTCCTCGGCTGGAGCCTCGGCGCCAACGACGCCGCGAACCTCTTCGGCACCGCCGTCGGCACGAAAATGGTCCGCTTCGCGACGGCGGCGTTCGTCGCGAGCGTATTCGTCGTCCTCGGCGCGGTCGCGGGAGGCTCCGGCGCGGCGGGGACGCTCGGTCGCCTCGGCGCCGTGGACACGCTGCCCGCCGCGTTCGCGGTCGCGTTTGCCGCCGCGCTCTCCGTCTTCCTGCTCCTGCAGCGGATCGGGCTGCCGGTCTCGACCTCGCAGGCGATCGTCGGCGCGATCGTCGGCTGGAACCTCTTCACGGGGCAGCCGACCGACGCGAAAGCGCTGCTCCAGATCCTCTCGTCATGGATCCTGTGTCCGCTCCTCTCGGCCTCCGTCGCGGCCGCACTTTTCCTCGCGGCGCGCGCCGGGTTCCCGCGCGTGAAGATCCACCTCCTCGAGGTGGACGCGTGGACCCGGGCGGGGCTCCTCGCCGTCGGGGCGTTCGGTGCCTTCAGCCTCGGGCAGAACAACATCGCGAACGTGATGGGCGTCTTCGTGCGCGTCTCGCCGTTCCCGGCGACGACCGTGCTCGGTCCCTTCCGCGCGTCGAGCGTCCAGATGCTCTTCTTCCTCGGGGGGCTCGCGATCGCGGCCGGGATCTACACGTACTCGCACCGCGTCATGCGGCGGGTGGGAACCTCTCTCACGGCGCTGTCTCCGCTGGCGGCGCTCATCGTCGTCCTCGCGGCTTCCATCGTCCTGTTCCTCTTCGCGTCGCCGCACCTGGAGCGGGTGCTGCGCTCCGCCGGCCTCCCCGCGCTGCCGCTCGTCCCGGTGTCGAGCTCGCAGGCCGTCGTCGGGGCGATCCTCGGGATCTCGCTCGTGAGGGGCAGCCCCGTGAAACCGCGCCCGCTCGCGCAGATCCTCCTGGGCTGGGCGGCCGCGCCGCTGCTCGCGATGGGGATCTCGTTCCTCGGGCTCGCCGTGCTCCAGAACGTCTTCCGGCTGCCCGTCACCGCCGCCGACGCCGCGCGGGAGGGCGCGGCTCGGAGCGGCGGGTGCCCGTGCCCCGCCGCTCCAGCCGCCCGTTGA
- a CDS encoding citrate synthase: MAEKNTISITDNRTGKSYEVPVENDTIRALDLRKIKVKDDDFGLMTYDPAFTNTASCKSAITYIDGDKGILEYRGYPIEQLAQKSTFLEVAYLLLKGELPTAAELKEFTHHVSIHTYLHENLKKLMEGFRHDAHPMGMLLSMVGALSTFYPESKKIFDKKNREHDITRLIAKMPTIAAFAYRHSIGFPYVYPDNDLSYTGNFLSMMKKMAEPTYKVNPVLEKALDVLFILHADHEQNCSTNAMRSVGSAQTDPYSSVAAATAALYGPLHGGANEAVLKMLHELGDIKNVPAFVKDVKEGHGEKRLMGFGHRVYKNYDPRAKVIKKLAEEVFEVTGKNPLLDIALELERIALQDDYFVKRKLYPNVDFYSGLIYEAMGFHTDFFTVLFAIPRTAGWLAQWQELVDDPEQKIARPRQIFTGPARRDYKPMDKR, encoded by the coding sequence ATGGCAGAAAAGAACACGATCTCCATCACCGACAACCGCACCGGCAAAAGCTACGAAGTGCCCGTCGAGAACGACACGATCCGCGCCCTGGACCTCCGCAAGATCAAGGTGAAGGACGACGACTTCGGCCTCATGACGTACGACCCGGCCTTCACGAACACGGCGTCGTGCAAGTCGGCCATCACGTACATCGACGGGGACAAGGGCATCCTCGAGTACCGGGGCTACCCGATCGAGCAGCTCGCGCAGAAGTCGACCTTCCTCGAGGTCGCCTACCTCCTGCTCAAGGGCGAGCTTCCGACCGCCGCCGAGCTCAAGGAATTCACGCACCACGTCTCGATCCACACGTACCTTCACGAGAACCTGAAAAAGCTCATGGAAGGGTTCCGGCACGACGCCCACCCGATGGGGATGCTGCTCTCGATGGTCGGCGCCCTCTCGACCTTCTACCCGGAGTCCAAGAAGATCTTCGACAAGAAGAACCGCGAGCACGACATCACGCGCCTCATCGCGAAGATGCCCACGATCGCGGCGTTCGCGTACCGCCACTCGATCGGCTTCCCGTACGTCTACCCGGACAACGACCTCTCGTACACGGGCAACTTCCTCTCGATGATGAAGAAGATGGCCGAGCCCACCTACAAGGTGAACCCGGTCCTCGAGAAGGCGCTCGACGTCCTCTTCATCCTCCACGCGGACCACGAGCAGAACTGCTCGACGAACGCGATGCGCTCCGTCGGCTCCGCCCAGACGGACCCGTACTCCAGCGTCGCGGCCGCGACGGCCGCCCTCTACGGCCCGCTCCACGGCGGCGCCAACGAGGCGGTCCTCAAGATGCTGCACGAGCTCGGCGACATCAAGAACGTCCCCGCGTTCGTGAAGGACGTCAAGGAAGGGCACGGGGAAAAGCGCCTCATGGGCTTCGGCCACCGCGTCTACAAGAACTACGACCCGCGCGCCAAGGTCATCAAGAAGCTCGCCGAAGAGGTCTTCGAGGTCACGGGCAAGAACCCGCTCCTCGATATCGCGCTCGAGCTAGAGCGCATCGCGCTGCAGGACGACTACTTCGTCAAGCGCAAGCTCTACCCGAACGTCGACTTCTACTCGGGCCTCATCTACGAGGCGATGGGCTTCCACACGGACTTCTTCACGGTCCTCTTCGCGATTCCGCGCACGGCGGGCTGGCTCGCGCAGTGGCAGGAGCTCGTGGACGACCCGGAACAGAAGATCGCGCGGCCCCGCCAGATCTTCACGGGTCCGGCGCGCCGCGACTACAAGCCGATGGACAAGCGCTGA
- a CDS encoding rhodanese-like domain-containing protein produces the protein MTIKRHLGEAATLVAAAALCALVANALARTERKLPLVGTYPNALKVPEMKAEPTPVAAPVDSGAQAPSEVPLKVNGGGVPAPAARATAAIPKATPAAPAATKLPLEESSLSRFPAHPDKPYVEISGDDAAWLVARGVLVVDARRKKDYEQGHVAGARNISPWEGDADAKITALVNEGRDGAIPVVIYCSGGDCEDSHMLATRIYGGGFNNLLVYRDGWPDWVKRGGKSATGPEPAP, from the coding sequence GTGACTATCAAGCGCCACCTTGGCGAGGCCGCGACTCTGGTCGCCGCCGCCGCCCTCTGTGCCCTCGTCGCGAACGCCCTCGCCCGCACCGAACGCAAGCTGCCCCTCGTCGGCACCTACCCGAACGCATTGAAGGTGCCGGAGATGAAGGCGGAACCGACCCCCGTCGCAGCGCCGGTCGACTCTGGCGCGCAGGCGCCGTCCGAAGTTCCTTTGAAGGTGAATGGGGGTGGGGTCCCCGCTCCGGCCGCCCGCGCGACCGCCGCCATCCCGAAGGCCACGCCGGCCGCCCCTGCCGCAACCAAATTACCACTCGAAGAATCTTCTCTCTCCCGCTTCCCCGCCCACCCCGACAAGCCGTACGTCGAGATCTCCGGCGACGACGCCGCCTGGCTCGTTGCCCGCGGCGTCCTCGTCGTGGACGCGCGGCGGAAGAAGGACTACGAGCAGGGCCACGTCGCGGGCGCCCGAAACATCTCGCCCTGGGAGGGCGACGCCGACGCGAAGATCACCGCGCTCGTGAACGAGGGGCGCGACGGCGCGATCCCCGTCGTCATTTACTGCTCGGGCGGCGACTGCGAGGACTCGCACATGCTCGCCACACGGATCTACGGCGGCGGGTTCAACAACCTCCTCGTCTACAGGGACGGCTGGCCCGACTGGGTCAAGCGCGGCGGAAAAAGCGCAACGGGCCCGGAGCCGGCGCCGTGA
- a CDS encoding DoxX family membrane protein: MTLTERLASPWLTVRVQIALGVFFVAAALPKVVDPPSFAHMIYNYRIVPGALVNLMALVMPWFELLAGIALILGIWTRTSAALIGALLLVFIAAISFNLARGNAIDCGCFDVATAGKTVAERITDMRWVVIRDVGMLAMVAQILWATGRRAAANQSPR, translated from the coding sequence GTGACGCTGACCGAGCGGCTCGCGTCGCCCTGGCTAACCGTGCGCGTCCAGATCGCGCTCGGCGTCTTCTTCGTCGCGGCGGCGCTGCCGAAGGTCGTCGACCCGCCCTCCTTCGCCCACATGATCTACAACTACCGGATCGTCCCGGGCGCGCTCGTGAACCTCATGGCGCTCGTCATGCCGTGGTTCGAGCTCCTCGCGGGAATCGCGCTCATCCTGGGAATCTGGACGCGGACGTCGGCCGCGCTGATCGGCGCGCTGCTCCTCGTCTTCATCGCGGCCATCTCCTTCAACCTCGCGCGCGGCAACGCGATCGACTGCGGCTGCTTCGACGTCGCCACAGCCGGCAAGACGGTCGCCGAACGCATCACGGACATGCGCTGGGTCGTCATCCGCGACGTCGGGATGCTCGCCATGGTCGCCCAGATCCTCTGGGCGACCGGGCGGAGGGCGGCGGCGAACCAGTCTCCGCGTTAG
- a CDS encoding VCBS repeat-containing protein — MSTLGRRRTILSAALLASALCSLAERAAAQVCPPTFRVASGVGPAGATVLGAWDFDRDGRPDLLLQTNGEIHLAHNSGGSFVFGTPLSAGSVAVGDFDGDGILDIVAIQTSGPASTVTFLTGDGLAGFRAVSPFHASSALSDPVAADFDGDGKLDLAASAGGSDVWLYRGDGRGGFAAPYVLRTTASAVSRLDALDVDADGRSELLVDGSGGFAYDVFSTYTLGPAGIFLETVGPDGGGNQCPFDLAIGDVDGDGHPDAITVNRYVGGCPDGIRTFLARTGGAVQLRQPATSLWSPVLADFDGDGHTDLAAIQGSLYGAPTGLVVQLGDGTGAFGPPAFFNVPGNVNRETAVLTAADLDGDGRPDLVLSGVPGLPPLFIHNLCGNPHEPASPAPAFPAQRRIRP; from the coding sequence ATGTCCACGCTCGGCCGCCGGCGGACGATCCTGTCCGCGGCCCTCCTCGCCTCCGCCCTGTGCTCCCTCGCGGAACGCGCCGCCGCGCAGGTCTGTCCGCCCACATTCCGCGTCGCGTCCGGCGTCGGCCCAGCAGGAGCGACGGTCCTCGGCGCCTGGGATTTCGACCGGGACGGACGACCCGACCTCCTCCTCCAGACGAACGGCGAGATCCACCTCGCGCACAACTCCGGAGGCTCCTTCGTCTTCGGGACTCCGCTCTCGGCCGGAAGCGTCGCGGTCGGAGACTTCGACGGCGACGGGATCCTCGACATCGTCGCCATCCAGACCAGCGGCCCGGCTTCCACCGTCACCTTTCTCACGGGCGACGGACTCGCGGGATTCCGGGCCGTGTCGCCTTTCCATGCGTCGTCCGCCTTGTCCGATCCGGTCGCCGCCGACTTCGACGGCGACGGCAAGCTCGACCTCGCCGCCTCCGCCGGCGGGTCCGACGTCTGGCTGTACCGGGGCGACGGACGCGGCGGCTTCGCGGCGCCCTACGTGCTCCGCACGACCGCGTCCGCCGTGTCGAGGCTCGACGCGCTGGACGTCGACGCGGACGGGCGGTCGGAGCTTCTCGTCGACGGCTCGGGCGGATTCGCGTACGACGTCTTCTCGACGTACACGCTCGGGCCCGCAGGAATTTTCCTCGAAACCGTCGGCCCCGACGGCGGAGGCAACCAGTGCCCCTTCGACCTCGCGATCGGCGACGTCGACGGTGACGGACACCCCGACGCCATCACCGTCAACCGCTACGTCGGCGGGTGCCCGGACGGCATCCGGACGTTCCTCGCGCGGACCGGCGGCGCCGTCCAGCTCCGGCAGCCGGCGACCTCGCTCTGGAGCCCGGTGCTCGCCGACTTCGACGGCGACGGCCACACGGACCTCGCCGCGATCCAGGGCTCCCTCTACGGCGCGCCGACGGGGCTCGTCGTCCAGCTCGGAGACGGCACCGGCGCGTTCGGTCCACCCGCGTTCTTCAACGTTCCGGGAAACGTGAACCGCGAGACCGCCGTTCTCACCGCGGCGGACCTCGACGGCGACGGCCGGCCCGACCTCGTCCTCTCGGGCGTTCCTGGCCTTCCGCCGCTCTTCATCCACAACCTTTGCGGCAATCCGCACGAGCCGGCGTCGCCCGCGCCCGCGTTTCCGGCGCAGCGGCGCATCCGCCCGTAG
- a CDS encoding aspartate aminotransferase family protein — MPRANANPGALEAPAAATESASTNGLAESLAAILPALERFARFEGPDGAANRTAWRRALDGPLPEEGEGREAVLAALRDVVIPNGLRIGAPGFTGWVTTSPTTVPAVAQLAGSITAAQRWWATPGNFLEVLALRWVGSLVGLPETFEGSFTSGGATANLLGLAAARQHAGERLGVDVGLEGLAALPSPRVYASTEVHHVVHRACGVLGLGRKALRLVPMDAARRPDLGALERLIDEDVRAGATPVAVVASAGDVNTGVVEPVDAMRAIAHARGVWLHVDGAYGGFGVLDPRVAPLYGDLTKIDSFAVDPHKWMAAPVGCGAAFVRDGGFLARALTLEPAAYVEMAPTDTGDLGSPFDQRGEGNPDYSLDHSAPPRGLAVWALLKEIGAKGMRERVVRHHDCARRVAERVRAHPALELLAEPVLSICCFRVKPAGMTDEAALEALNEKVLLAVRAKGRAVPSHTRVDGRFALRPCFINPRQGLAEADLTVDEVLLAAKELGAIG, encoded by the coding sequence ATGCCGCGCGCAAATGCGAATCCCGGCGCTCTCGAGGCGCCCGCCGCCGCGACCGAGTCCGCGTCCACGAACGGCCTCGCCGAATCGCTGGCCGCGATCCTCCCCGCGCTCGAACGCTTCGCCCGTTTCGAGGGGCCGGACGGCGCCGCGAACCGCACGGCGTGGCGCCGCGCGCTGGACGGCCCGCTGCCCGAGGAGGGCGAGGGGCGCGAGGCGGTTCTGGCGGCCCTGCGCGACGTCGTGATTCCGAACGGCCTCCGAATCGGAGCGCCGGGGTTCACGGGGTGGGTCACGACCTCGCCGACGACGGTGCCCGCCGTCGCCCAGCTCGCGGGCTCGATCACGGCGGCGCAGCGCTGGTGGGCGACGCCCGGCAACTTCCTCGAGGTCCTCGCGCTGCGCTGGGTCGGGAGCCTGGTCGGCCTGCCGGAGACGTTCGAGGGCTCGTTCACGAGCGGCGGCGCGACCGCGAACCTCCTTGGCCTCGCCGCGGCGCGCCAGCACGCCGGCGAGCGCCTCGGCGTCGACGTCGGGCTCGAAGGCCTCGCGGCTCTGCCGTCGCCGAGGGTCTACGCCTCCACCGAGGTCCACCACGTCGTCCACCGCGCCTGCGGCGTCCTCGGCCTCGGCCGCAAGGCGCTGCGCCTCGTCCCCATGGACGCGGCGCGGCGCCCGGACCTCGGCGCGCTGGAGCGGCTGATCGACGAGGACGTCCGCGCGGGCGCGACGCCGGTCGCCGTGGTCGCGTCCGCGGGCGACGTCAACACGGGCGTCGTCGAGCCGGTCGACGCGATGCGCGCGATCGCGCACGCGCGCGGCGTCTGGCTGCACGTGGACGGGGCGTACGGGGGCTTCGGCGTCCTCGACCCGCGCGTCGCCCCGCTCTACGGCGATCTGACGAAGATCGACTCGTTCGCCGTCGACCCTCACAAGTGGATGGCGGCGCCCGTCGGCTGCGGCGCGGCCTTCGTGCGCGACGGCGGTTTCCTGGCGCGCGCTCTCACGCTCGAGCCCGCGGCGTACGTCGAGATGGCCCCGACGGACACGGGCGACCTCGGCTCGCCGTTCGACCAGCGCGGCGAGGGGAATCCCGACTACTCGCTCGACCACTCCGCGCCGCCGCGCGGCCTCGCCGTGTGGGCGCTCCTCAAGGAGATCGGGGCGAAGGGGATGCGCGAGCGCGTCGTGCGCCACCACGACTGCGCGCGGCGCGTGGCCGAGCGGGTCCGGGCGCACCCCGCGCTCGAGCTCCTCGCCGAGCCCGTGCTCTCGATCTGCTGCTTCCGCGTGAAGCCCGCGGGCATGACGGACGAGGCCGCTCTCGAGGCGCTGAACGAGAAGGTCCTCCTCGCCGTCCGGGCGAAGGGACGCGCGGTCCCGTCGCACACGCGGGTGGACGGCCGCTTCGCGCTCCGCCCCTGCTTCATCAACCCTCGCCAGGGCCTCGCGGAGGCGGATCTGACGGTGGACGAGGTGCTTCTCGCGGCGAAGGAGCTGGGCGCGATCGGCTGA